GGACACTCGCCTCTGTGCACAGCGACCCGCAGGGGACCCTCTCACCGACACCCGGCTCTGACAGGGAGGTCAGGTGTGGGGGAGGCCACTGGGCAGGCGGGCAGGTGAGGTCACTGCTGGCTCCACCCCCTCTACATCTCAGCGGACTCACCCTCCCTCGGCCTCTCTCTCCCAGAGTTCATTGTGGGGAACCTCACTGTCACCCAGAACATGTCCCTGCCCTGGCCCGGCTCCTATCTCACCAAGACGGTCCTTAAAGTGTCCTTCCTCCTCCACGACCCGAGCAGCTTCTTCAAGACGGCCTCGTTTCTCTACAGCTGGGACTTCGGAGACGGGTACGTCCTCCTCCCCAGGAAGCCCCAAGGCTTTGGCCCGCAGTTGTGGCCCTGTCCTCCTATGCGGGGTGCTCTGCGTTACCCCACCTTCACCCACTCACTCCCACTCCGAGCCCTCCTTGAGCGCCTGCTCTGTGCTGAGCTCGGGGTGCACGGGGACCAGCGGTGAGCCTGCAAGCTGACAGAGGCCGCTGGTGCCCCAAATGGCCCTTTAAAAAAGGTCAAGGTAGGAAGGATTTTCCCCCCATTTGACTTTGGAGGGACCTGTTCTGGCTTCGTTTCCCAAATGTCTCTCCAAACAAGCCAGGCTGTAGGAGGCAGGTTGGGGAACGGGGGTCAGGCAGGTCACAGACACCTCAAGTTCATGCAACGGCAGTGCGCAGGGGAGACCTCCCACCCGCTTGAGTGCCCCCAGTCCCACAAGCTGAGCCCGTAAGTCATGAGGAACCGGTAGCCAGGGTGTGTCACGGTGCAGTCACCCTTGACTCTGAGAAGTCCCATGAGTCACTCCTGCCCTCTGACTCCTCCCTGTCGCCTTCCAGCACCCAGATGGTGACGGAAGACCCGGTGGTCTATTACAACTACTCCATCATCGGGACCTTCACCGTGAGGCTGCACGTGGTGGCGGAGTGGGAGCAGGCCACGCTGCCCACTGGGAAGGGCGTCGTGCAGAAGACGGGGGCCTTCTCCACCTCGCTGAAGCTGCAGGGTGGGTCTTGGGGGGGAGTGCTTCCTGTTGCCTGGCCACATCGGCCTCTGGTCCAGGGCACAAGGCACAGGGGACTGTGCCTCCGTTCCCCTCGCAGGGAGGGGACACTGGAACCCATCCCTCCCTGGCTTTAGTGAGAGGGGGTGGTCCCACAGCCCGGGCTCCGGGAGCCCTGAGCCACCAGGTTGAATGGggtctttctctgcctttcagaAACTCTTCGAGGCATCCAGGTCTTGGGGCCCAACCAAATTCAGACCTTCCAAAAGGTGACAGTGACCTTGAACTTCCTGGGGAGGTAAGTGAACCCCAGAGGGCTCTGTGTGTGGCCCGCAGCCCAGCCCACTCTCTCCCTCGGGTGCTCCTGAGGCTCTCCTCACCCTGATGCGCCCCATGTCCGGCGGCTCTTGGAGGGATGATGCCTCCCAGCCCCTCGCCCGTGCCGGGGCTGTGGGCTCAGCGGCATGctcaggggccaggggagggagcacGGGCCTTTCCGGGCTGTGTGCAGTGTGCGCCTCAGGGCGAAGGCAGCGAGGGACCACCCCTGTGAACGGCCCTCCGTATGTGATTGGGTCTGCGTTCCAGGCGCCTGGAAAGCGAGCCATCTCGCGTAGGATGTGGCCCAGCTCTTGGCAAGAATGGCATTAAGCTGAGTTTGTAGCAAGCGACATGACACGGAGAGGCCGGGAGGGTTTGCCTCGCGAGGAACAGAAGGagctgcagggggcagcagtgagggcccagccctgcagggactCTGGTGGGGACgaccccccagccctgccccatggGGGCGTGCCCAAGGGAGGCGGGGCTGGACGGAGACTGAGCAGCtggtggggaaaggagaaggacCTGCTGTGGGCTGGGCGGGGCTTCTAAAGCTTGGGGGCGGGGCTTTGGAGGCAGGAGCCCCACCCTCGGAGATGGGGTGGGAGGCCACGTGGGCGTGCTGAGCGTGAGTTTCCCTCGAGCCTGGCGTCGCGTGAGACGGGAATTCCCACTGGGTGCTCCTCGGGTGGCCCCTCGTCTCCGGTTTCTGAGCCCCTGCTGCGGCAGGCAGGTGACACGGAACGCTCTTGTCCCCTTTAAACCCACCGCAAGCCGAGGCGCCCTCTCAGATCCCCCGCAGGTGTCACCCCCTCTGGGAGGCGCACATGGCACACCGCATGTGCTGCTGGGCATACATGCTGCCTCGTCCAGCCGTCTGTGCGGGGCTCTGTCTGTCTCGCTGGCCTAGAATCCCCTCGGGGTCTGAGGCTGTCTCCAGGCACTCTTCTCTGCCCCGGTCTGCAAGGTGCAGATTGGAAGCCAGGACAGCTGGGTGTTCTGTCCTGGGAAGGACACCGAAGTTCATGGCCACCTGGCCTTTCTCGCGCCTGGTCTGTGTTCACACTCCCCTCGGAGCCATTTCCGACCACCGCCCGCATCTCCCCGCAGCCCCCCGCTGACCGTGTGCTGGCGCCTCAAGCCCAAGTGCCTCCCGCTGGGAGAAGGGGAGTGTCACCCCGTGTCCGTGGCCAGCACGACCTACAACCTGACCCACGTCTTCCGGGCCTCCGGGGACTACTGCTTCAGCATCCAGGCTGAGAATGTCGTCAGCAAGACACACCAGTACCACAGGATCCAGGTGTGGCCCTCCAGTAAGTGACACCCCCCCTCCCGCTTCAGGgccaccctgcccccaggccgCTCAGGCCGAGCCGTCCACAACCACCCCTTCAACACCGGAATCATCAATAGCCCCACTGACCCCAGCCGACACCACTGACCGCCTGCCCGCACCTTCTCTGGCCAATTCCACCGGTGCCACCGATCCTCCTGCCAGCGCCACCCCCGACACCACACCCCCGGCAGCACCAACAGCCGCCTCAGCCACCACCAGCCGCCCGGAGCGGCACTTCTGCCGCCGTGGCCACACACACCGCTGACCGCTCTTCCAGAGCCGTCCAGAACCAGCAGGCAGCTCTGTGATCGCCATTCCCAACTGCATCCTCCTTCACGTCCCTCCCGCCAGCCCCTGGCCACTGGGACCAATGCCACCCCCGCCACGCCACCCCAGCCTTTCTGCTCGCTTGCTGTCCCCAGCATCGCTGTCAACGTCCCTCCCTGTTACCAATGCCACACATGTCCCCAACATGAACACTCTCATACAGAATGGGCCTCCATGATCGCAATGCACCCCCATCCGTCCCCCGCCCAGTGCAGGGTCTCTGTCCACCGGAGCAGGGTCACCGCCACTCAAACCAGCATCTCCAGGGGTGACTGGGACGCACGGGGCCGTCCTGGGTCCCCGGGGAGTGTGAGCGGCTCAGGAAGTGCATGGCACAGTCCCTGTCACTTGCAGGGATGCCCGGCCTATCCTCCTGAGCACCCTTCCCCCGGCCGTCACCAGGCCCAGCCGCTGGCTCAGGGCCGCAGCCGCGGGTGACCGCGTCAGGCTCTCCCCTTGGTCTCCACGGGGGCTCTTCCGTGACCCAAGACCAGTGCTTCCCTGTGTGGGGTAGAGAGGTGGGTCCCAAACCCCTCCGGGATGGTCTCCCAGATGCCCAGTCAGGTCCCCTGTATAGCACAAAAGGGGgagccctcccagcagccctggcccctccAGTCTCCCCAGTCCCCGCACCCCACTCCAGGCCTTGGCTGAGCTGGCAGGACAGGCAGATTCTGACCCGTGGGAGCCCttgggggcctggggccctgcctcccccagcgcCTCCTGGTTGCTGAGTTCCCAGGAAAACCCTGAATTTGGTGGACAAGACAGCAGTCTGGGTCATCCACACCACCGTTGCCCGGGAAACGCCCTCACGGTGTGTGCTGGTGTCTGTAGGCAGGGAACACAGGTGGAGGTGAGCGGAGAGTGAGGGGGAACTCGCACCTGCTAATCGCCTGCCGGCACCTGGCACCTCCGCACCTCACCTGGTCACATCCCCGTGGTAGGCTCCAGGTGCAGCGTTAGCATCAGGTAGCCCGgtcagaggcaggatttgaacccagggccgCCTACCTTTAGACCCTGGGCGCTTCCTGCTCTGCCCTTCAGCTTCCTGACACCAGGATTGGTGAGCGAGCCTCAGGCATCCAGAGGGCACGAAGCTGCGACAGAGGGGGAACAGGTGGGGGGGGCTCAGGGCCCTCCCAGTGTGGCCTCCCCACTGCCAGCCGCCGAGGAAGAGCCAGGAGGAGGCTGTGACGTCTGTCATGGCCTGGACTCGGAAGTCCGGAGCCGCCACCCCTGTCCTATGCTGTTCACTAGGAGCTAGTCACGAAGTCCGGCCAGCACCCAGGGGTGGGGACTTGAGCTGCAGCTCTTGGAGGGTACTGTCAACACCTGTGGGTGCACCGTATTCCACGACCCTCACACGTGCCGACTTGGTTTTCGTGGAATCCGGGCTCTGCCTTTCGAAGCTGCCCAGCTGGGAGGCAGGCCCCTAAGGAAAAAgctccagggtgggggtggggtggcggtgTGGTGACtcttctcccccccgcccccaccgtggCCTCCCGAGAGCTGGCGTGCAGCCCGGACGCCGAGGTCCGTGACTTCTGCTTCCTCCCCCCCAGGCATCCAGCCGGTTGTCTTCGCTTTCCCCTGTGCCACGCTCTTCACCGTGATGCTGGCCTTCATCATGTGCATGACCTTGAGGGGCTCCACTCACCAGAAGGACATGGTGGAGGTGGGTGCtcgggagggtgggggctgggcccccgGGCCCTGAGAGGATGAGGATggagcacgggggtgggggggggtgtggagagGACCTGGGGGCCGGGCCAGAGGGCGTGGAAGGGGTCTGGACCCCAGCGCCAGGCCGTGGGGCTCGGGGAGGCGTGAGCAAGAGGCACCTGCAAACCAGGGGAAATGGCTGAGTTGGCTCCTTCCCTTTTGACTTATCCCCTGTGCTCACCCCTTGCCTGGCAGCTGGGCCCATGagctgggggggggagggccaCCTGCagagggagccccagggagcagAAACGCCCAGGGCACAGTGACGCGCTGGGTGGGACCAGAAAGGTGTTTCAGTGCACACTGCCACCAGGCAGCCAAGCTTGGCAGGCCACCGTGTGTGGGTGGGCGACTGACCCGTGGGGTTATTTCTTCGTCACAGGTGGCTGACTTTGACTTTTCCCCTGTGTCTGACAAGAACCCGGAGCCGCCCACGGGGGCCAGGTGCTGCCAGATGTGCTGTGGGCCCTTCCTGCTGGAGACGCCCTCCGAGTACCTGGAGGTGGTCCGTGAGAGCCACGGGCTGCTGCCGCCCCTCTACAAGCCCGTCAAAACCTACACAGTGTAAGCGCCCCCCAGCCCTCTCCGCTTTACTGACTGCCAGCCGGACGCTTGGGCGAGGTGGGGCCTGCCCCCGGCAGGAGGGGTCCGCCTTGTGTGTGCGGGGCCGTCCTCCACGGCCGTCCGACTATCTGCACAGTCCAGCCGCTGCCATGAGCCTCCTCGCCACACCCCCAGCCGCCTGTCCATCTGTGCAGCCCAGCCACCACCATAAGCCCCAACCTTTGAAGAGGCCCCAAGTGGGCCGACGCTGCGCTCTGACGCGGTCCCTCCTCGCTCCGGGCGTGCCTGGCTGCCTCTTTCCCCACCCTCGCGCATTGGCACGTCCACCGTCTCCCCCGGGTTCGAGCCTTCCGCCCCCAGGAAGCCCCGAGAGCTAGGAGGAAGGTGGCAGACGGCTAGGGATGCATCGTGAAAGGTCACGCGTAGACACAGgtgggcacacacacacgtgtgtcaCCTGGACACCTCCGGCGGCTTTCTCCGCATCAGTTCAGCCGGTCACCGGGACGTACCCCAAATTGGAACTAAGATGAAATCTGACCTTCTCCCCTTGGGCCCAACAGCTCCTGGGCCTGGTCTGTCCCTTTGTGCACTGTCCCTGCGGCTCCCTGGTCCCACCGGAAGGACACCTTGTTCCCTGCCTgcttgctgggggcggggctaaTACTGGGCGAGCGCAAAGTGCTTTTATAAATGGCCCCGTCTTATACCGGGACCGCGCTAATAACTCCCACTGGGGAAAAGGCCTTGAAGCAAAGAGGAGTCGAGCTGGTGGGGACTTGGAGTCCCTGGGAGGGGACGGTGGTCTTGCCGCCCCGCTGCCCCCAGGAGGCCCgagaaggaagaggcaggggAACCAAGGCGGGTGCTCTCGCCTGCAGCCCAGTGGCTGGGGCAGGCGGAGCAGCTGGAGGGAGCGGCTTCTGGGGGCAGCGGAGACGCAGTTGGGCCCCAGCCAACCGTGCAGGGGTGCTGGGAGCAACCGGGGCCTCAgtttggtggggggcagggagtggggggggagcTCAGCGGCTGTAGACGTCCGCGCTTAGACTTTGTGCAGAAAACACTGTCGCGCAGCTCATGCTCATGCAACACGCCGTCATCGCTGAATAAAGTCTGTGTGCTGTGAGTATACAGTCTCCCCTGCGGGGCGGCCCTGGGCTCTCATTTCCCACGCACGCCCGTGTTAGTGGTTCTCCACCGCCGCAGGAGTTCCCTTCTGTGAAGTAAGTAACAGGATGGAGCTGCTGTCTGGGGGCCCAGGACTCGGTCCGTGATTCTCAAACCTGGGGCCCCAGGACTCGGTCCGTGATTCTCAGACCGCGTCTCCCTCCGCGTCACCAGCCAATCAGATTCTGAGGAGGGTCTGGCGAGGGTCTCTGGGAGGTGGGTCCAAGGCGCCCCCTGGCGACCAATGTGCAGGCAAGTCTGACACTGGATCAGACTAGATCCAGAGGATCCAGTCCACCAGGCCTGGGCCCTTGCTGAAAATGCAGGTCCtccggccccgcccacaccccggGAGGGGGCCGCGCCCCTGTGTTCATGGACCCTCGGGACCCCGGTGCGCCAGTGAGGTGTGAGAACCTGGGTCTCCGGCAGGGCTTCTCCGACCCGGACATACATGAAGAGCGAGGGAGGCCTCGCTCAGTGACCCATCCTTATGAGGGCAGCTGGAGTGTGGCCCGAGGTTCTGCATCTCTAACAAGAGCCCCGCGGACCCTGCTGGGCCCAGGACCACCCTTGGACCAGAACCCTCTGGGTGGACACCCTTCCTAAGCTCTTCTCCTCCTGTAAGAGCTTTGGGTGTTTCTCTTCATTACCTCTGCTCTCTCaccacccccagcacccagcacccagcacccagcaggcgCACCCCAAGCGGAACACAGGTGGGAGCGGACCCTGCCTCCGCCCCATGCTGTGCCACTCTGGGAAACCCCACTTTGAGGGAACAAAGACATCTGCGGAACTTTCTGGGGCTTTAGCATCATTGGCACGCCGAGGGGCAGAGGCTGCCACATGCGGCCCACCTCtgaccccccaaccccaccaacTCCGTGGGCAGCTGTCCGCTACCacagctggggaggcaggggacagACTCGTACAGGTACACAGCGCTTTATCGAGCCTCACTTGGCTGTGTTTCACCAATGTTGTGGTTTTTACAAAGGGAAGGCGAGACCCTTCGCCGGAGAAGAGGTCACAACTCGCTTCATTGTGGCGTTCCGCAGCCACACCCACGGCACCTCCAAGGTGCAATGGTGTTAGTCCGCTCTGGCTGCAACCCGCAGACCCGGCGGCTCACACAGCTGGAATGTATTTAGTTCTGGGGGcagcaagtccaagatcaaggtgctggctggCCGGTTCCTTCTGGGGCCTCTGCCGTGGCTTGAAGACAGCCAGCCGTCTTCTCCCTGGTCCTTACTCGGTCTTCCCTCCATAGGTCCGTGTTCTAACCTCGCCTTCCTGTGATGAGGACACCGGTCCTGCTGGGTCTGGGCCACCCGAGTGGCCGGGTTGTAACCTGACCCCCCTTAGCGGCCCCGTCTCCGTGTTCTGGGGTGCTGGGGCTGATGAGGCAACACAGGAATGCTGGAGGGACACGATTCCCCGCAACCCCTAGATTTCTGGTGTCTGGCCTGCGGCCCCGGGAGAGAACAGGTTTCTGTTGTCTGGTGTGCCAGTGGCCATGGGAAATGAATACACTTTCCCCGTGTCTGTTCTGGTGGCTCCATCGGTCACAGTCAAGTCCATCCAACAGGAAGTGCTCCAAACCAGAGCCTGTGTGCAACTGCTTctggcctcccctgccctgcGTCCCCCTGCGGAGCCCTCCTgtcccactgtcccctcaccctgcccacaGTGTCCTCAGAACCGCACCAGGACCACGTCTTCCTCCTCCCGAACCCGTGATCACCCCCCAGCTTAGAGTCTTTCCAGTGGCTGCAAGTCCTGGTGACCTGACCCTTTGAGCTTTGACCTCGAAGACCTGATTCCCATTGTTCATCCCCTTAGCTCTGTTGTAATCCTGGAGAGAGGGACTGCTGTTGGGGTGCGGGGTGTTCTTCCCTGCTCAGAGGACCCAGACCTGCCCCAAACTGTGATGGCGTTTCAGAAACCAGTCCTGAGGTCTGTCCATCCCCAGGGCAGGAAGCCACGGCTGGCCCTGCGGAGGACACCTTGTTCTATGTTGAGGAGGGGGATCATGAGgttgggaggggcagctgggatgTGGAGGGTGTGCCAGAGCCCGGAGGAgcaagctggggctggggctggggctggggcctgcctgGCAGCTGGCCAGGGCGCTGAAGAGGGGTTGGGGGCCACCAGGCGGGGGCTTGGCCAGGGGCTCTTAACCTGGGGTGCCTGAGTCCCAAGGGAGAGAAGCCACAAACTTTAACGGAAGAAATGACATCTTTGGTGTTAAAAACCTTCAATGAAATGGTGGCATTCCCTTCCACCATAAATCTAGGcaaagaggggaggtggggtctGCGGTGGCTATGACTTTGCGCTGGTGGAAATCACCGGCGTTTTCCCACCACATTCTGATTGCGGAGGATCCCCACACTGTCGTCTGCTGATGGCGGCCCCCAAAGCGCCGCGGGCATTCGCCTGCGGCTGGAGCTCAGTTCACTGAGTAGCTACAGTACAATCACTGTTTTGATACCCACAAGTCAGTATAATTGGTTTCCTTTGTAATCCTGTTATTTTATGTTATGCTTTGAAATACATTACTCTGAGAGCTTAATCCAACTTGTGGTGCCCAAAAGGCTCCGGGGCCCCTGGAGCTGTTCCCTAGAGAGGCCCACAGGGACCCAAGGGAGACTGGAGACTCTGCTTCCTTCCGCCAGAGGAAAGGGTCCTTCTGAGGGGCCCTAAAAGCTGCTGCTCCCCGGGGCTCTGATCCAGGACACCAGGCACCCGCTCTCGACAGGCCGTCTGCCGGCAGCGCCCAGCGTGACCAGCAGGTGGCAGCCTTGCCTGGCCATGCCTCCCGAAGTCTCCTCCCCGAGGTCGCTGGTGAGCGCTGCCCGGAGACACAGAGGACGGGGATGGCAAGCGTCTCGGGCACATTTCAGTCATGAGAGGCATGTGCGGGGTCAGTATTCTGGCGACGGTGCTCAGCCAACAGCCCTCGGTGCAGCGGCTTTGCCGGGATGGGGTGTGGGGGcgctctgccttttcattttctttccccgAAGGCTCCCGTGTGCTTCCAGGCACTGGCAGCAGGGGGCGCTAAAGGCCCTTCTGAGAGGAAACCAGCAACAGAGCTACGACTTGGAAGGTTGAGCCTCCCTTCCAGATTCAGCCGTTCCCACTCTGGCTGCAGTTTCAGGCCAGTCCCCTAgcgcccaggtccccagtacgcaTTTGCCCGGGCACCCGGCCACCCCCAGCCTGATCCTGGAGGAGCCTGGtgcgggaggggggtggggcaggcgcTGCATCTGCTCTCAAACAGAAACCGCAGCCTCTGGCCCTACACACACCTCGGATCAGCTCACTCTGCTGCTCAAAACCCTCAGCGCCTCCGCATAACCTTTAGCAGCCCGCCCAAACTCTCAGTCTGGCATTGAAGCCCCGCCCACGTATACCTCCAGCCCTGTGCGCACAGAATTCCCCGTCGGGGTTGGAGGACACCCCCACTGCCCTGGGGGCTCAGCCCTCGTGCATTCAGCAAACTGTCACTGTGCCAAGTTCTGGGACCGCAGGCTCACACAAAGCAACGCCTGGCCCCTCGGGGTTTCCCATCCTGTGGGCGACTGACGTGGAGCCAGGAACCACAGAAACAGCCACCGACCGCCAGGGGCCAGGGCGGCAGCGCCTGCTGCTCTGGAGCtgctccctcctgctctgcctggAAAACGAGCCTGAGACCTCGCCGGCGCCCAGCATGGGGCCTGGTGCCAAGGAGGCCGAGTGTCCTGACCCCAGCCCAGACCACAGTGACGGTCATTCTGGTGACTAGTGTGGCTTTCCCGGCCGAAAACCACGGAGCTTCCCCAGGCTCGGGCTTCCTGGGGAGGCGCTCTCGAACCctgagccccagggaggggggcaAAAACAGCAGCAGATAGCCCAGCGGGTGCCTGATTGCAGCCGCCACACCAGCTCTGCCCATGGTCACGTGCACACTTCTTGCGGATTTTAACAATTACTAGGAGAAAGGTCAGCGCCTGTGGTCTCCCCGTTCTTGCATTTCACTGTGGACACCACGCGCATTCCTGCTATTTTCAGAGCCAGCCCACTGGTGAGAACAGTGTTACCTGCGTCCCGTGGGCTCCTGGAAAACGGCGGTTCAAAAGAACCTTTTTATTCTGGAAAACAGGTTATGGCAAAGAACCTCCTTCTGCATATGACCTAGTGTACCTGTGACAAGGCCAGGTACAGACCTCGAAATCCCCTTTCCTTCTTCGGAAATGATTGCCCAAACTGCTTGTTTCCACCGGTCATCAGGGACGGGACCAAAGTTTGGTTAAGCTCCTCGCCTTCCTCCAGACCCCCGAGACTAGGCCCCCGGTGGAGCCAGCAGACAGACCCCCAGGGACAGGCTGGTCTCGGGGGAAAACGCACTCTGGTCATCTacccctcagccccgcccctggtTCCCGCCACACGCGCTTCTTCCTTTCCGTGGAAGGGAACCTCTTGCTGCCTAAAGCTCTCGAGAAGCTTCTAGACCTGGTGTTTAGAACACTCTCCCTTTTGCCAGAGTTGACTCCCCCTTCCCAAGAATACTTTTGTGTAAAATCTCTGTTACTGAGTCTGGATCTGTCCTTATGTGATGCTCTTGCACGAGCAACGTGGGGATGGTTGCCATCGGCTGCATGTACGTCTCAGGAGGTCAGAGCAGGGGGTCTCGGaggcctgcccacctgcctcagGTTCTAGGCAGGGCTCCCAGGGGTGGGGAAAGTGCTTTTCTGCCCAAGCAGACAAGACCCAGTGATTCCTagtggcccagcccagcccagcgcaGCTGTCCCAGAGCCACCCCTTACACTCACCCAAGGACCCGGGGAGCGATGCGCATTGGACACGGAGAGACCAGGAGgcaaaggaagaaggagggaggcctGTTCTCTTCCCGGAACcagggggtagggtgggggggaaatgcaacaggaagaaaaccaaTGAACAGCTCCGGGATTTCTCCTGCCCGAGCAGCTCACCCAAGGTCaaagagctgggggtgggtggcacGCTAGGAGTTGGCTACCTGGCTTGTTGGCTCCCACGTGGCTCTGCGCTGGGGTCGCGGCTCCTGCTCATCAGGCCTTCAGAGGGGCCCACCTGTCCTGGGCGggaccaggaggaggggagctgaGCTGCAAGGGCCGCTCTGACCACCAGGGGGCGCCCAGGCTCCAAGGATGGACGCCAGGAGGCCTGAAGCAGGGCATGGAGCAGAACCGTGGGTTCGAGGCTTGTCTCCCCCATTCTTCACTCCTCCCAACAGCCCTGCAAGGCAAgccaggcagggctgcctgggctcGAACCCTCACGAGCTTTGTGACCCGGGACAAGCCTCATTTTCCCTGTCTCAACTGAGTAAAATAATGGTGTCCCTGTAGGGACGTATGTGACCATGAGGACCCAGGGGTATTAACAGTCTCTACTGTCACCCGCAGCTACGgccgaggacactgaggcccggACGGCCAGGGCTACTGGCACCCAAAGCCAGAGTGGCCCTTCCTCACCGGTGCCGACAGAAACCCAGCGGGCGGTACCTCCCAGGCACGTCCTCACGCAAGTTCCAAAACCTCCCAAGCCCCCTGAACCAGAGCTCTCTGGGGGGAGAGGAAGCTCCCCCGCACTGTGGAAGGAAGGCTGGAACTGTGCAGACAGAAAGAGGCTGGGGTTCGAGTCCCCGCTCAGCCACATGCAGCCACCGGCCTCTCCGAGCCTCCGTTTCCCCTGAGCTAATGCCTCGGACGTGGGTGGGATTAGGCGTGGGGATGTGCTCCCAGGGACACTGGCCCCACCTGGGAGTTCCTGGAGGGCGGGGACCAGGTCTGAGCTCTTGGTTCCTGGGTATGTGGTGAATATGCCCTAAATTCCGGCAGCCATGTGCGTGGGGCCGGGGGTAACTGATCTAAACAGTCGTCGGTGGGTGTCAGAGGTGGGAgcctggaggggggagggaggtgtggagccGTGGAGGGGTGGGCGGAGTCAGGGCATCTCCCTTTGGAAAGCCAGCAGCCCAGAGTGTGGCAGGAGCCGGCCTTGTCCTGGACATGGGGACCGGGCTTATGGATCCCAGAGTCGCCCAGCCGGAGGGACCAGGCTAGGGATGCGGTGGAGGACGGGGGGCCAGATGGA
The genomic region above belongs to Phyllostomus discolor isolate MPI-MPIP mPhyDis1 chromosome 13, mPhyDis1.pri.v3, whole genome shotgun sequence and contains:
- the TMEM130 gene encoding transmembrane protein 130 isoform X2 encodes the protein MALALCPRVSGILWLACLLPLAPALVAAGLYELHLVTDSPATTGAEVTVTASLVASDNGSLDLPTDTHFYRFHWVHSPLLLTGKTEEALSSSIRAVGSAPGDFPVSVWVTAASCRRCQPVARSTLVLSITEFIVGNLTVTQNMSLPWPGSYLTKTVLKVSFLLHDPSSFFKTASFLYSWDFGDGTQMVTEDPVVYYNYSIIGTFTVRLHVVAEWEQATLPTGKGVVQKTGAFSTSLKLQETLRGIQVLGPNQIQTFQKVTVTLNFLGSPPLTVCWRLKPKCLPLGEGECHPVSVASTTYNLTHVFRASGDYCFSIQAENVVSKTHQYHRIQVWPSSIQPVVFAFPCATLFTVMLAFIMCMTLRGSTHQKDMVENPEPPTGARCCQMCCGPFLLETPSEYLEVVRESHGLLPPLYKPVKTYTV
- the TMEM130 gene encoding transmembrane protein 130 isoform X1, producing MALALCPRVSGILWLACLLPLAPALVAAGLYELHLVTDSPATTGAEVTVTASLVASDNGSLDLPTDTHFYRFHWVHSPLLLTGKTEEALSSSIRAVGSAPGDFPVSVWVTAASCRRCQPVARSTLVLSITEFIVGNLTVTQNMSLPWPGSYLTKTVLKVSFLLHDPSSFFKTASFLYSWDFGDGTQMVTEDPVVYYNYSIIGTFTVRLHVVAEWEQATLPTGKGVVQKTGAFSTSLKLQETLRGIQVLGPNQIQTFQKVTVTLNFLGSPPLTVCWRLKPKCLPLGEGECHPVSVASTTYNLTHVFRASGDYCFSIQAENVVSKTHQYHRIQVWPSSIQPVVFAFPCATLFTVMLAFIMCMTLRGSTHQKDMVEVADFDFSPVSDKNPEPPTGARCCQMCCGPFLLETPSEYLEVVRESHGLLPPLYKPVKTYTV